In the Primulina tabacum isolate GXHZ01 chromosome 7, ASM2559414v2, whole genome shotgun sequence genome, TTTTCATAGAATCTAGAATCATTTCAGTCCAATTTTGTTTGAGAGAGTTATGCTCAAAAAGCATAACTGATAAAAAAATAATCCGATTAACGGCTAGAAGTTTTGTAGTTCGGTCCGGTTATTATAGCTCTTGATATCTGGGCAAAGTGATAAACATGatatgaaagttgtagctctttATCTTAACTTTGCATAGCATCAAGAATCACTCAAATCTGAGTTTCTAAGTAATAGATATGCTCGACATACTTGCATCTGGTTAACAAACATCACGTCCAAACTAATCTGTCCGGCCAGAGCTGGTCAAGACCAGTCGTTTTCTTCATATGTGATTTCCAGCTTGATCTTGCAATCACTGTTTTGCTTATACAACATTCGAACTAGTTCGATCGATCTGAAATATGACTCGTAGAAAATTGAGTTATTTTTTAATtgttcttattattaaattgtcgattaaaaaatttttaaaaaaaaaaccatttttttaaaaaaagatttaaaaatatgggaTGGGACAAGCCCATGTGGGTGAGGCTCCCACCCCCACGACCTTTCAGGGCATCAGGGTGACAATTCTACCTTAACTAAAGAAATTGTAAATACAcgtatttaattattattactataaattgaggataatattaaatttaactTACTGGTAtaattttccttttattttacttattaaatatatctaaactaaaaaataatttgttaTGGACTGAAATAAAATATACTAGTAAAAAAATTATACTATGCGTGCATCCTATAAAAAAAATGCATCCACCCAATAGAAAATAAAATGCATCATGATTCATGTACGATgcattcaagaaaaaaaaataggtctcttatgagacgatctcacgaaatTGTGAGATGAGTTAACCATATCgatgttcacaataaaaagtacgTAATACTTTTTGcataaaaagtattaatttttcatggatgacctaaataagaaattcgtctcataaaatacgacacgtgagaccgtctcacataaatttttgtctaAGAAAAAAGCTTATTATTGACTTGAAAACATTCTTTATTATATTGGAatcatttgatttgattgactagatttttattaaaaaaattctaaaaagtttattttattttttgtttttgttatatatatatatgtatatgtatatatatattaagaatggtttaaaaaaattatgtgtgATTTTTGTGAAGGAAGAATTTTGAGAAAAACATGTGATCTAACTGGATTGTGTTTGGTTTCAGGAATAGATCCAAAAAGAAAGCAAAAAGACAAATGATGTCAAACATGTACtgttattttctattttcttttgtgaaacaaaagcatTGGCAGTTGATTCCTCCGCGTGGACTGCGCGTCTGCCTATGTGGCATAAATTGTCGTATTTTAGGAGTCTCCCTTCTTCTTCCAACCAACCTCACCCCTTCGCCCCAAACATCCGCCAACAGTCACGTTGTCCCTTCATTCACTCTCCCCCAAGAATTAACTTCAGCCGGGTTCTTTTTTTCTTCCGGAAAACAGGCAGGTCTTATAAAGAATCTAATAACGATCAATCCTCAACCTGGCAAACCTTGTATACATTCGGTAATACTTAATACGCATGCAGTTTCTTCTCTTTTTTATGCCACTGTGACTGTTCATTTGTTCTTCATCTAATATTAGATATTGAGGGGCTATGTTTCTTGGTGTTTCTAGCTTAATCTATTAGTAGCTTGCTCGATGAAAGTTTGTTTCTTGATGTTTTTTCTGGAAATATAGAAAAAAGTTGTCTTCTTTGTATTTATGTGTGGGTATTATAAAGGTCGCGTATGTAAGAACTTTCCAGAAAAAAAGACTTTTCTTTTTTCCCAAACAAATTGGGGGCCCAGCTTCCTTGAATTTGTTAGCGTTAAATATCTGGTGGTTCCTTGGAATTCTGTGAAAATGGGTTTTCTCATaccatttatttttttggttttgTCTCTCCAGGAATTGTTATGGTGAACCTTCAGGAGATGCATATCTGAGTTTCTCAGTCTGGCAGAAGCTCACTTACTGAAGTTTTCTTCCTGCTTGAAATGGGTTGGGACGCAATCAAGTAAAGCAGGCTTTGAAACCTCAGTACTCTACTGTCTTAATCGGTTTTTGTCATTGCTTTGGCAACTGCCCGTTGATTATGGCTAAATTTTATCAGATGTGATCTCTATATTGAATAAGCTGCTTTTGTTTATTCAGCTGAGAGGTTTATTTTTAGATGTGTACTAGGTTTGACAGGATATTACATGTGTTAGTTCTTCGAAAGAGAAATGGTGTTTTTGGTTTGAATTTCCTTTTCTTCTGGAGGGTTTGGAGTGAGTTTGTTTGCCGATAATGGCGTTTCTTAGCTGCATATGTGCTTCATGGAGGAATAAGAAAGATAAGAGTAAAGTaagtatgattatttttttctaaatgttCTCCCCTTTCCTGCTTCGGTTTTTGCTTTTCATTTTCCCTTCTTGCTCTTGCAATGCGTGTGCTATTGTTATGTTCATACCTTAAACTTAAATTGTGTGCTTCTTCCTTTTCCCCATTGTTTAGGGAGACAATGGATCCTCTACACCTATTGGCAATGGAAAGAATTCCGAAACTTTGCCAGTAAAGCTTGAGCATCCCCAAAAATCTCCGGAAACTTTCGAGTTGAGATCAACTTCTTTTAATCACGACAGTCCACTTGCAGCTGATCGTGGAGAAGTGCATTATGAAGGGGGGGATGAGCAGGAGGATTCTTTGCAGATGAAGAGGGAcaatattgattttgatttaGTGTCTTACGTTGTAAAATCCAATGAAGAAATGATTGGTGTGGACTTTGATGATACATGTGATAAGATGCAGAACAACGATATCGAGGAAGACTTCGAGGCAATTGGTAGAGGACATGTTAGTGATCCTGGCACGGGGAAAGCAGAATTTTTGGCTTCTCCGAAACTTAAGCGATCCTGCTCCGATTTGGTTATGAGTAAAACATACCAAGAGCTTGCAGAGCACCTAAATCTTGCAAAATCTAAATCATACGAGGATATGCAGAGATTGACTGAAAGGTTCGGAGAGGGTATTTTTGAAGGGGATACAACAAGCCCAGTTACCGTTATGACACAGAGAAGCGCTGACAAAGTAATATTGAAGAAGCATTCTTCAAGTCAAATACTGCCCTCTAGAAGCAGGAGATTGTGGTGGAAATTGTTCCTGTGGAGCCACAGGAACTTGCATAGATCAAGCAGTGCAAAGCCACAGCCAAGTTATATCAAGGATGTTACTAATCTTCAAGGCGGCTACTCTTCAGATACCATAGAACCGAAACGAGGAATGCAGTCGAGCAAGTTTGGACTTCCATGTTCACCGAGTAATGAAGTGATCGATAAAGGAGAACGTGAGGTAAATGATCAGACATGGGACGGACTTTATGGAGTGTCTGGTATGTGGCCTCAAAATCAGTGGGTTGCTTTCCCTACGGAATCATCCTCTCCTTTGGCTAGAGTCGATGAGTGGGTGAAAGAAATTTCGGTACTGCTTCCATATCAGATTGAAAATGACAATTACAATGGAGATGATGTTGAATTTCCTCCCTCTCCTGATAATGGACGTCCACCTATAAGCATACCTGAAGATATAAAACATGCTAAAATTGTTATACAGTCTTTAAATGCCTCATCAACTGTGGCTCATATGACAGGCATTGTGCTTAAAATTATACCACCGATTTCACATTTTTCTGCTCTTCGATCCTTGAATTTGTCTGGGAATTTGATAGGTATGTCATCGAGCCTATTCAAAACCACAAGCACTTGAACTGTTACCACGATCTTTTGATTTCTTAATGATTTATAGTTTGTCACTCTCATACTACAGCCCATATAACTCCCGGATCTCTTCCAAAGGGTCTGCACGTGTTGAATCTGTCCAGGAATAAGATAAATACTATTGAAGGTTTGAGAGAATTGACTCGGCTGCGAGTGATTGATCTCAGCTACAATCGGATTTCTCGAATCGGTCAAGGTATATATCTTCTGCAATCCCCTTTTAATCAAAGAATAGAGTATATTGGCAGTCTGGTTTGTCCTGAATATAGAAATTATCCTGAAGTTTTGAATGAATATAGTAAAACATGTTCTTAaggatattaaaaaaaaaatcacggCTGTGGTAAAATGGACGTGGCTCTATAGTAATTATACTAATATTCCATAACTATATATGTTTCGGGATCAAACGCTTTGGTGGCATTGATGTAACTTACATGTGATCAAAGTTAGCGACGAAAAATATCTAATGAATCTCTTGGTTTGGAATGTTATTAGGATTATCGAACTGTACGCTTGTTAAAGAGCTCTATCTTGCCGGAAACAAGATTAGTTATGTTGAGGGGCTGCACAGGCTTTTGAAACTGACTGTGTTGGACTTGAGCTTTAACAAGATAACCACAACAAAAGCACTCGGTCAGCTTGTTGCGAACTACAGTTCGCTGATAGCTCTAAATCTACTGGGAAATTTAGTTCATAGCAATATCGGGGATGAACAATTGCGAAAAACTGTGCGCAGTATCCTCCCAAAGCTAGCTTTCCTAAACAAACAGCCCATAAACCCACAGAAGGCTCGAGAAATCGGGGCAGATGCCATTGCTAAAGTAGTTGGAGACAGCAGGCGTAACAAAAGAAGAAAAGCAACAAGGAGGGCAAGTCAAGGAACCTCACCAGGTACTGGTTCTCGTAGAAGAAGCAGTGCCACTGCTGCACAGACAAGCAGGTTGAGATCGGGGATTCGTCTTTGAAACCATCATGCATTCAAGGACTGAGGCATGATTTGTAATAAATTATGTTAATTTCGATTTCGTCATTTGGTTGTAATCAGTGTTACCATACAGGAGGAGCTACTATACCCACTTAATGCAATTGGACGAACACGTCATTTTGCATGTGAATATACATCATATATCGTTTATGTTGTTCCATTGTCGAGAATTTACTAAGTACGAATCCCACGTGAATTTAGAGCAAAAGTATTCACATGAgatgcaaaataaaataaaaaaaatcttcatGTGGAGCAAAACATCTGCATGAGATGTCTGTCGGAATATGAAGTTGTTAGTTTTTTACTGACCAAATGTAATTGAGAAATATCAACCGAGTAATAATCAGAAATAaacttgtatttttttaaataaatttcagtTCAATTTCTTCGTCTGAATGTAGAAAAACAAAATAACCCCCTGCATGCACCTCCGAGCATGGGAAAAGCAAGCTCATGATCATCATTTTGACCCGAGACAGACCCAAAAACGACGAGGGGTGTAATCGCCACGCTACTCTTGCACAACTGAAGTAAATACAAACACTATAACAGTTGAAGTGATAATTCAACAGGACATAGAGGATGAAATCGCAAGATTCCAAGAAATGTGAGAAAGGGTTGTACGCCTCTTTCCCGAGGCCTGACAAACATATGGATTGGCACGGGGAAGAGAGCACGAGGATAGGAACACTTGGAGGGGACAAGAAACGGCATCTAAGATTAAAGCACTTCTATacaataataatagataattcTTTGTTTATTGTGTAAACATTCTTCACAAATAAATTTCATCCTATAATTGTGCTCTTACAATGAGACATCACAAGGAAAACAAGTGTATAGCACTATATCATTTTCACTTTCCCAGTAACTACATGGCACCCCTATGTCCTTACGGCTTCATAGGAGTTGTTGGTTGTCACAACCGCATTTCGACTTTTGGCTTCAAAACTTTCATTCCAGACTTTACGTGGAACTTATGGTGAtaaatttttatccaaaaatgAATGTGAATATTATCATCTACAAATATCTTTAGCTAACCAGCATCTTTCAGGACAAGCTAGCTTGCCTTTTGGAGAAAGGCTTCTGGCAGATTAAGAGTTTCTCATCAC is a window encoding:
- the LOC142551434 gene encoding uncharacterized protein LOC142551434 — translated: MAFLSCICASWRNKKDKSKGDNGSSTPIGNGKNSETLPVKLEHPQKSPETFELRSTSFNHDSPLAADRGEVHYEGGDEQEDSLQMKRDNIDFDLVSYVVKSNEEMIGVDFDDTCDKMQNNDIEEDFEAIGRGHVSDPGTGKAEFLASPKLKRSCSDLVMSKTYQELAEHLNLAKSKSYEDMQRLTERFGEGIFEGDTTSPVTVMTQRSADKVILKKHSSSQILPSRSRRLWWKLFLWSHRNLHRSSSAKPQPSYIKDVTNLQGGYSSDTIEPKRGMQSSKFGLPCSPSNEVIDKGEREVNDQTWDGLYGVSGMWPQNQWVAFPTESSSPLARVDEWVKEISVLLPYQIENDNYNGDDVEFPPSPDNGRPPISIPEDIKHAKIVIQSLNASSTVAHMTGIVLKIIPPISHFSALRSLNLSGNLIAHITPGSLPKGLHVLNLSRNKINTIEGLRELTRLRVIDLSYNRISRIGQGLSNCTLVKELYLAGNKISYVEGLHRLLKLTVLDLSFNKITTTKALGQLVANYSSLIALNLLGNLVHSNIGDEQLRKTVRSILPKLAFLNKQPINPQKAREIGADAIAKVVGDSRRNKRRKATRRASQGTSPGTGSRRRSSATAAQTSRLRSGIRL